The sequence below is a genomic window from Fuerstiella sp..
GCACGAATTCTCAAAATCCGTGCCGAAGAAACTCGCGACAGACCGGTTGGTACGGCGGACACCATGAATGGATCAGGGGCGTAACATTCTGAGCGGAGAGAGCGGGATTCGAACCCGCGGTCCCCGTTTCCAGGGACACATCATTAGCAATGATGCGCATTCGGCCACTCTGCCATCTCTCCGGTACACCCAAGCCGCTCAGCAGCAACACTATAATCGGATCGGCCGGCGACGCAAGTTCAGCCGGTTTGTGCAGGAATCACAATGGTTTTCATATCTGCCCTGTCTTCGATCGCACATTTTGGAACATCTGTGCTGAACGGCGGGGATCCTGTCGATCCGTTGACGACAGAGTTCTCTGAAACGGTCACAGGATGTGAACACCCTGACCATGGAACAACTCCAACATCGGAGGATCGGATCAACCGTGAAATCTTTAACCATTCAGTCTCTGCAGCAGCAATTTCTGATTTCCCTGAACACTCACTGATCGCTTTGCCTGAAACTCACGCGATCTCAAAACCGATCCTTGTTCCGAACCAGTCGAACATTCTGCAGTTCCGTACTCACATCGGGATCATCCGGCAGGAGCATCTGTGCCCGCTGAAGGTGCATGGTCCCCTCATCAATCATTCCCTCTCCAACAAGTGCTTTGCCCAGGTTTAAGTGTGCCCTGCCCTTGTTAGGATTGATTTCCACCGCCTGACGCAAATGGGTGATTGCCTGATCCAGCTTCCCCTGAGCCGCAAGCATCGTCCCAAGAATCAAATGTCCCTGGCCGTCGGACGCATTTAATTTCAGGGCCTGTTTCAAATGGCTGATCCCCTGACTGTTATTGCCCTGCCTCAGCAGCGCCGTACCCAGGATCCGGTGGGCGGCCGCATCTGTCTCATCAATCTGTAACGCTTTCCGCGAGTGGTCGATAGCCGCAACGATTTCGCCCTGCTGAAGTTGCTGATTTCCCAGGTTGCACTGAGCGGGCCCATAGGACGGATCGATTTCCACCGACTGTTTGAAGTAGCTAAGTGCCTGTCCTGGCTGAGATAACTCAAGATAAGCCATTCCAAGATTGTTGTGTTCTTCAGCAGTAACGGGATCGAATTTGTAGGCGTTTCTTAAGTAGGCCCACTCGCTCCTGAAGCTAAACGGCTGGTCAAGTTCCGGGTACTGCCGGTGGAGGGCAATGTACTTTGCACGCAACTCGCTCATCGGGAAAGAAACACGAATATCGGCATGGGGCAGTGGATCCACGAAATCCGGATTTGGCATTTTCAGCGAAGGCAGGATCGAAAAGATTAAGGCCGCATAACAGCACATCGATCCGGCCCATACATAGCGGGCCATCGACATCCAGCTTCTGCTTATCCAGCCCTGCACCCGCGCACCAAAGGTATCAAAAGGCATGACCATCAAATTCATAAGCGGAACCGCCAGAATTTTGTCGAAGTACGACGGTTGTCGCAAGAAACGTAACACAAAAAACGTGCAGAGGATGACACCGCCGTAAGCCAGTCCGAACGAAAACTTACCGATCTTCGTACGCGGAGTGGTCGAGGGATCAGTGATCAGTAATGTCAGCCCCAGAAACACGGATGCATCAAAAGGCGTAATTACCACGCTGCTGCCGTAGATCAGGCCGGAGACGACAACCATGCCGTACAGACCGAGAACGGCTCCAAATGTGACCAGCGTTGTCGAGAACAGAAACTGCACGACTAGGCCAAGCAGAAAAATGATCTCATAAAAGTTGGCCGGCAGATAGAATGACCAGATGAGGTCGAGGCCAAAAGTCTTATCAACTGAGTCAGTGGCCAACAGTCCGACTGAAAGTAACGACAGTGAAAAGGCCGAGGGGTTGATAATGTGCGTGGGTTTGCCGTTGCGCTTCCACGTTACAAATTCCTTACCCAAATACGT
It includes:
- a CDS encoding tetratricopeptide repeat protein, with translation MVSLPDWLPSIGDQGPLTTTLLSVFIGLAIWQVVLWWCFRHRERPFKVRVSIRRPHYIQASLQTCLYLYWGLHWHEVRSYAVLIAFQIVFAYLFEMLLSWSRGKVWNLGFGPLPVVLSINLFMWFKPDFFIFQFLLLALTYLGKEFVTWKRNGKPTHIINPSAFSLSLLSVGLLATDSVDKTFGLDLIWSFYLPANFYEIIFLLGLVVQFLFSTTLVTFGAVLGLYGMVVVSGLIYGSSVVITPFDASVFLGLTLLITDPSTTPRTKIGKFSFGLAYGGVILCTFFVLRFLRQPSYFDKILAVPLMNLMVMPFDTFGARVQGWISRSWMSMARYVWAGSMCCYAALIFSILPSLKMPNPDFVDPLPHADIRVSFPMSELRAKYIALHRQYPELDQPFSFRSEWAYLRNAYKFDPVTAEEHNNLGMAYLELSQPGQALSYFKQSVEIDPSYGPAQCNLGNQQLQQGEIVAAIDHSRKALQIDETDAAAHRILGTALLRQGNNSQGISHLKQALKLNASDGQGHLILGTMLAAQGKLDQAITHLRQAVEINPNKGRAHLNLGKALVGEGMIDEGTMHLQRAQMLLPDDPDVSTELQNVRLVRNKDRF